A window from Erythrobacter sp. YJ-T3-07 encodes these proteins:
- a CDS encoding SDR family oxidoreductase: MAGRVAGKLALITGAAQGLGAQAATTLAREGARVLCTDINGEGAQATADAINQELGADTAFAMTHDVTQPDQWDAAIAMADDKLGGLSILLNNAGIGVRGNIETCTLEEWRRGFAINVDGPFLGCQKALKLMKDNQPGSIINISSIAGLIASDTMPGYNASKAAVWMLTKSVALYCAKMGWNIRCNSIHPTFVDTPILDGIGKNAGLDKEVVMGKLARQIPLGRVGKPQEIANGVLYLASDESSFMTAAELRLDGGISAM, from the coding sequence ATGGCTGGACGGGTAGCGGGCAAGCTCGCACTGATTACGGGCGCGGCGCAGGGGCTTGGCGCTCAGGCCGCGACCACGCTGGCGCGCGAGGGTGCGCGGGTGCTGTGCACCGACATCAATGGCGAGGGCGCGCAGGCGACCGCCGATGCGATCAATCAGGAGCTGGGCGCGGACACCGCCTTCGCGATGACACACGACGTGACCCAGCCCGACCAGTGGGACGCGGCGATCGCGATGGCGGACGACAAGCTCGGCGGACTGAGCATCCTGCTCAACAATGCCGGCATCGGCGTGCGCGGCAATATCGAGACCTGCACGCTGGAAGAATGGCGCCGCGGCTTCGCGATCAATGTCGATGGGCCTTTCCTGGGCTGCCAGAAGGCGCTGAAGCTGATGAAGGACAACCAGCCCGGCTCGATCATCAATATCAGCTCGATCGCGGGACTGATCGCGAGCGACACCATGCCCGGCTACAATGCCAGCAAGGCGGCGGTGTGGATGCTGACCAAGTCGGTCGCGCTCTATTGTGCGAAGATGGGCTGGAATATCCGCTGCAACTCGATCCACCCGACCTTCGTCGACACGCCCATCCTCGATGGGATCGGCAAGAATGCCGGGCTCGACAAGGAAGTGGTGATGGGCAAGCTGGCGCGTCAGATCCCGCTCGGGCGGGTCGGCAAGCCGCAGGAAATCGCCAATGGCGTGCTCTATCTCGCCAGTGACGAGAGCAGTTTCATGACTGCGGCGGAGCTGCGGCTGGATGGCGGCATTTCGGCAATGTGA
- a CDS encoding NUDIX hydrolase: MTYPPDHDAPEEIRWQGDYIVAKQRGRWEYASRPRNIRAAAIIAIDTSDSGAHVILVEQYRVPLGRRCLEIPAGLVGDDDGAADESAITAAHRELEEETGYRAAKITDLGEFFSSPGMVSEGFSLLRAEGLTKVGDGGGVDGEDITVHRVKLAELAAFVDEKRAAGVALDVRLAMLLMTQKIGENGWLDG, from the coding sequence ATGACCTATCCCCCCGACCACGACGCGCCCGAGGAAATCCGCTGGCAGGGCGACTACATCGTCGCCAAGCAGCGGGGCCGGTGGGAATATGCCAGCCGCCCGCGCAATATCCGCGCCGCCGCGATCATAGCGATCGACACCTCCGATTCCGGGGCACACGTAATTCTGGTCGAACAGTACCGCGTGCCGCTGGGTCGTCGCTGCCTCGAAATTCCCGCCGGGCTGGTTGGCGATGATGACGGCGCGGCGGACGAAAGCGCCATCACCGCCGCGCACCGCGAGCTGGAGGAAGAAACCGGCTACCGCGCGGCCAAGATCACCGATCTGGGCGAGTTCTTCTCCAGCCCCGGCATGGTCTCCGAAGGGTTCTCGCTGCTGCGCGCCGAAGGTCTGACAAAGGTCGGCGATGGCGGCGGCGTCGATGGCGAGGATATCACGGTCCACCGCGTGAAGCTGGCCGAGCTGGCCGCTTTCGTGGACGAGAAACGCGCAGCAGGGGTTGCTCTCGACGTGCGCCTCGCCATGCTGCTGATGACACAGAAAATTGGAGAGAACGGATGGCTGGACGGGTAG
- a CDS encoding TPM domain-containing protein, giving the protein MQITQADSEAVTRAVAEAELKTSGEIVTVVAQESDGYTDVALALSAFVAFTGLVLLAFFPDPVTGLVDTLSGGWNSEWTASGLLGLASAITIVLFLATFALTLSPAVRFALIPGRVKTLRVEDAAIRHFKVGAERRTHGRTGVLIFVSLREHRAQIVADSAIAEQVPPEVWGDAMVDMLREIKAGQLGAGIAAGVRDVGEILAPHFPRAEDDQNELPDRLIQL; this is encoded by the coding sequence ATGCAGATTACCCAGGCAGATAGCGAAGCGGTGACCCGCGCGGTCGCCGAAGCGGAGCTGAAAACTTCGGGCGAGATCGTCACAGTCGTGGCGCAGGAGAGCGACGGCTATACCGATGTCGCGCTGGCGCTGTCGGCATTCGTCGCCTTCACCGGGCTGGTGCTGCTCGCCTTCTTTCCCGATCCCGTCACCGGGCTGGTGGACACACTGTCGGGCGGTTGGAACAGCGAGTGGACCGCATCGGGCCTGCTGGGCCTCGCCAGTGCGATCACCATCGTGCTGTTTCTCGCCACCTTTGCACTGACGCTGAGCCCCGCGGTGCGCTTCGCGCTGATCCCGGGCCGGGTGAAGACCTTGCGCGTGGAAGACGCCGCGATCCGGCATTTCAAGGTCGGCGCGGAACGGCGCACGCATGGCCGCACCGGGGTGCTGATCTTCGTCTCCCTGCGCGAACACCGTGCGCAGATCGTCGCCGATTCCGCGATTGCCGAGCAGGTGCCTCCCGAAGTGTGGGGCGATGCGATGGTCGACATGCTACGCGAGATCAAGGCGGGCCAGCTGGGTGCCGGGATCGCGGCGGGCGTGCGCGATGTGGGCGAAATCCTCGCGCCGCACTTCCCCCGCGCCGAGGACGACCAGAACGAGCTGCCCGACCGCTTGATCCAACTTTGA
- a CDS encoding TPM domain-containing protein, which yields MTLLRTLLLFALALLALPAAAQELPPRPDGPVYDGANMIDAATEAKLDEELRAYNKATGRAVIVATVPSLDGETVEGYAVKLYETWGIGGEKTDEGALLLVAKEERKIRIEVGYGSTPTLTDAMSGRIIRNTITPAFKQGDFTGGIVAGVAQMIEALDMDPATAKAIEEAEAAARAQDGDEVTGATIGGAFVWLILIFAFIGIFGRGKKGRRRRRYGAGSAVGDVLLWTAINSALNSGDHDHWGGGGGGFGGGGGGGGFGGFGGGMSGGGGASGGW from the coding sequence GTGACCCTGCTTAGAACCCTGCTCCTGTTCGCCCTCGCGCTACTCGCGCTCCCCGCAGCGGCTCAGGAGCTGCCGCCGCGTCCCGATGGGCCGGTCTATGACGGCGCGAACATGATCGACGCCGCGACCGAGGCGAAGCTCGACGAGGAACTGCGCGCCTATAACAAGGCGACCGGCCGCGCGGTGATCGTCGCGACCGTGCCCAGCCTCGATGGCGAAACGGTCGAAGGCTATGCGGTCAAGCTGTACGAGACCTGGGGCATCGGCGGCGAGAAGACCGACGAGGGCGCGCTGCTGCTGGTCGCGAAGGAAGAGCGCAAGATCCGGATCGAGGTCGGCTATGGCTCGACCCCCACCCTGACCGATGCGATGTCCGGGCGGATCATTCGCAACACGATCACCCCTGCCTTCAAGCAGGGCGATTTCACCGGTGGGATTGTCGCCGGTGTCGCGCAAATGATCGAGGCGCTCGACATGGACCCGGCAACCGCCAAGGCGATCGAGGAAGCGGAGGCCGCCGCGCGCGCGCAGGACGGCGACGAGGTGACCGGCGCAACCATCGGCGGCGCGTTCGTGTGGCTGATCCTGATCTTCGCCTTTATCGGCATCTTCGGGCGCGGCAAGAAGGGCCGCAGGCGGCGGCGCTATGGCGCGGGCAGCGCGGTGGGCGATGTGCTGCTGTGGACTGCGATCAACTCCGCGCTCAACTCCGGCGACCACGATCACTGGGGCGGCGGAGGTGGCGGCTTCGGCGGTGGCGGAGGCGGCGGTGGTTTCGGCGGCTTCGGCGGCGGCATGTCCGGCGGCGGCGGCGCGAGCGGAGGCTGGTGA
- a CDS encoding YgcG family protein, giving the protein MIGRLVPARCIALAPLLLAACSLQSAATPVAQRPDGPVLDEADVFAPAAKAALDRDLTEYWRTSGVALVVFTDESLGGESIEHVANETFNEWGIGDDTTNCGLLVLVAPAEKMVRIEVGLGLEDDVSDVRAKRIIENAMIPLYREGDVAGGTLAGVEELKRAAPNPPQCREGAPL; this is encoded by the coding sequence TTGATCGGGCGGCTTGTTCCTGCCCGCTGTATCGCCCTCGCGCCGCTGCTGCTGGCCGCCTGTTCGCTGCAAAGCGCAGCGACGCCGGTGGCGCAGCGGCCCGATGGCCCCGTGCTGGACGAGGCGGATGTTTTCGCGCCCGCAGCTAAGGCCGCGCTCGACCGGGACCTGACCGAGTACTGGCGCACATCGGGCGTTGCGTTGGTTGTGTTCACCGACGAATCGCTCGGCGGCGAGTCGATCGAGCACGTGGCGAACGAGACGTTCAACGAATGGGGCATCGGTGACGACACAACCAACTGCGGCCTGCTCGTCCTCGTCGCACCCGCAGAGAAGATGGTGCGGATCGAAGTAGGCCTTGGACTGGAAGACGACGTCAGCGACGTTCGCGCCAAGCGCATCATCGAGAATGCGATGATCCCTCTCTATCGCGAAGGCGACGTTGCCGGGGGCACGCTGGCCGGAGTCGAGGAACTCAAGCGCGCCGCCCCCAATCCCCCGCAATGCCGTGAAGGTGCCCCCTTGTGA
- a CDS encoding LemA family protein, with the protein MAFRNLVRSILLALGLVSLSACGINSVPTAEEEANARWADVQSAYQRRADLIPNLVNTVRAAAASEEDILTQVIQARASASQVQLTTEDLNDPAKIQQFDQAQSQLGGALSRLLVTVEKYPELQSQARFADLMTQLEGTENRIEVARNRYNEAVQNYNTTIRTFPATIAANVIYGAEPMEGFKAQAGSEIAPEVNFDDMSSPSAAAPANDNAATGADQNGAATGTDN; encoded by the coding sequence ATGGCGTTCCGCAATCTCGTTCGATCGATCCTGCTCGCGCTCGGCCTCGTGTCGCTCAGCGCATGCGGCATCAACTCGGTCCCCACGGCAGAGGAAGAGGCCAACGCACGCTGGGCCGACGTGCAGAGCGCGTATCAGCGCCGCGCCGACCTGATCCCCAACCTCGTCAACACGGTGCGCGCTGCGGCGGCGAGCGAGGAGGACATCCTGACCCAGGTGATCCAGGCCCGCGCCAGCGCCAGCCAGGTGCAGCTGACCACCGAGGATCTGAACGATCCGGCCAAGATCCAGCAGTTCGACCAGGCGCAGAGCCAGCTTGGCGGTGCACTTTCGCGGCTGCTCGTGACGGTCGAGAAGTATCCCGAGCTGCAGAGCCAGGCGCGTTTCGCGGACCTGATGACCCAGCTGGAAGGCACGGAAAACCGCATCGAAGTGGCGCGCAACCGCTACAACGAGGCGGTGCAGAACTATAACACCACGATCCGCACCTTCCCCGCGACGATCGCCGCCAATGTGATCTACGGCGCGGAGCCGATGGAAGGCTTCAAGGCGCAGGCGGGCAGCGAAATCGCGCCCGAAGTGAACTTCGACGATATGAGCAGCCCCAGCGCCGCCGCGCCTGCCAACGACAACGCGGCAACCGGCGCCGATCAGAACGGGGCCGCGACCGGCACCGACAATTGA
- the mscL gene encoding large conductance mechanosensitive channel protein MscL, with amino-acid sequence MFKEFKKFIARGNVIDLAVGVVIGAAFSGIVKQLTDGVLMPLIGWLFGDIDFSNWFLRLGQVPEGYEGALDNYEQLKEAGVAMIGYGALITAIINFLIVAFALFLLVRGVNRVTEEMQRKQAEVEDSSKSDDVPTDPQLDVLKKILAELKAERSGAGEVG; translated from the coding sequence ATGTTCAAGGAATTCAAGAAATTCATCGCGCGCGGCAACGTGATCGATCTGGCGGTCGGCGTGGTGATCGGCGCGGCGTTCAGCGGGATCGTGAAGCAGCTGACCGACGGGGTGCTGATGCCGCTGATCGGCTGGCTGTTCGGCGATATCGACTTTTCCAACTGGTTCCTGCGGCTGGGCCAGGTGCCCGAGGGCTACGAGGGCGCGCTCGACAATTACGAGCAGCTGAAAGAGGCGGGCGTGGCGATGATCGGCTACGGCGCGCTGATCACCGCGATCATCAACTTCCTGATCGTCGCCTTCGCGCTGTTCCTGCTGGTGCGCGGCGTGAACCGCGTGACCGAGGAAATGCAGCGCAAGCAGGCCGAGGTGGAAGACAGCTCCAAGAGCGACGACGTGCCGACCGACCCGCAGCTGGACGTGCTGAAGAAGATTCTGGCGGAGCTGAAGGCGGAGCGGAGTGGGGCAGGTGAGGTCGGCTAG
- a CDS encoding N-succinylarginine dihydrolase, with protein sequence MLKEINFDGIIGPSHNYAGLSLGNIASASHRGQTSHPREAALQGLAKMRGNMARGIPQGFLLPLPRPNGVLGEALALDGSEDPALRAAPWSASAMWTANAATVSPAPDTRDGRCHLTPANLITMLHRAQEWQDTKAQLDIAFGDAKHFAVHDAVPPTFGDEGAANHMRLCDSHGEAGVEVFVYGRPGGKFPARQHEQASRIVARMHGLDRKRTVFIEQNPEAIEAGAFHNDVVAVANERVLFTHARAFADPQAAYGAIREAFPALELVEVPEEAVSLEEAIRTYLFNAQLLTLPDGTMALVVPSECRESTSVWAFCEQMTAGNGPIRQVIPVDVRQSMANGGGPACLRLRVVADPATVDPRFLLDEAKAERIEAVIGQHWPEAIEPAQLGTDALSEQVRAARGALLDALDLAELG encoded by the coding sequence GAGCCTCGGCAATATCGCCAGCGCGAGCCATCGCGGGCAGACCAGCCACCCGCGCGAGGCGGCGTTGCAGGGCCTCGCCAAGATGCGCGGGAATATGGCGCGCGGGATTCCGCAGGGCTTCCTGCTGCCGCTGCCGCGCCCCAATGGCGTGCTGGGTGAAGCGCTGGCGCTCGACGGCAGCGAAGATCCTGCCCTGCGCGCCGCGCCCTGGTCCGCCTCCGCGATGTGGACCGCCAATGCGGCCACGGTCAGCCCTGCGCCCGATACGCGCGACGGACGCTGCCACCTGACGCCCGCCAACCTCATCACGATGCTCCACCGCGCGCAGGAATGGCAGGACACCAAGGCGCAGCTCGACATCGCATTTGGCGATGCAAAGCACTTCGCGGTCCACGACGCGGTGCCGCCGACCTTCGGCGACGAGGGCGCTGCTAACCACATGCGCCTGTGCGACAGCCACGGCGAGGCGGGCGTCGAGGTGTTCGTCTATGGCCGTCCGGGCGGCAAGTTCCCCGCGCGCCAGCACGAACAGGCCAGCCGCATTGTCGCCCGCATGCACGGGCTCGATCGGAAACGGACGGTGTTCATCGAACAAAACCCCGAAGCGATCGAGGCGGGCGCCTTCCATAACGACGTGGTCGCGGTCGCGAACGAGCGGGTGCTGTTCACCCACGCACGCGCCTTCGCCGATCCGCAGGCGGCCTACGGCGCGATCCGCGAGGCGTTCCCCGCGCTCGAACTGGTTGAGGTGCCCGAGGAAGCGGTGAGTCTCGAAGAGGCGATCCGCACATACCTGTTCAACGCGCAGCTGCTCACCCTGCCCGACGGCACCATGGCGCTGGTAGTCCCCAGCGAATGCCGCGAGTCGACAAGCGTGTGGGCCTTCTGCGAGCAGATGACCGCGGGCAACGGCCCGATCCGGCAGGTCATCCCGGTCGACGTGCGCCAGTCGATGGCCAATGGCGGCGGCCCCGCCTGTCTGCGCCTGCGCGTGGTCGCCGACCCCGCGACGGTCGATCCGCGCTTCCTGCTCGACGAGGCAAAGGCGGAGCGGATCGAGGCGGTGATCGGCCAGCATTGGCCCGAGGCGATCGAACCGGCTCAGCTGGGCACCGATGCGCTGAGCGAACAGGTCCGCGCGGCACGCGGCGCGCTGCTCGACGCGCTCGATCTCGCTGAATTAGGGTAA